Proteins encoded by one window of Lycium barbarum isolate Lr01 chromosome 11, ASM1917538v2, whole genome shotgun sequence:
- the LOC132618217 gene encoding uncharacterized protein LOC132618217 has product MDGTMLLKNSIEPWEETMIKKQMKNHWDNMKKDWILFKKLMRGETGLGWDATKNTIMADDDWWERKIKEDDRYNKFRKIDLSLIWYRYNALFSDIVATGERARAANQEQMSGIRVERTLGVWKARWSILRDMPYYHVDTQRDIVLATMAIHNYIRKKCNVDDAFQTAENESYIPLVDSNDIGITSRANNVDVEDVGEQNDVYWMEFRDMIASDICNA; this is encoded by the exons ATGGATGGAACAATGTTGTTGAAGAATTCAATAGAACCATGGGAAGAAACTATGAtaaaaaaacaaatgaaaaatcaTTGGGATAACATGAAAAAAGATTGGATTCTTTTTAAGAAGTTGATGAGAGGGGAGACAGGTTTAGGATGGGATGCCACGAAAAATACAATTATGGCAGATGATGATTGGTGGGAGCGAAAAATTAAG GAGGATGATCGATACAATAAGTTCAGGAAAATAGATCTTTCACTTATATGGTATCGCTATAATGCGTTGTTTTCTGATATTGTTGCTACTGGAGAAAGAGCACGTGCAGCGAATCAAGAACAAATGTCTGGCATTCGAGTAGAGCGCACACTTGGCGTTTGGAAAGCAAGATGGTCTATTTTGAGAGACATGCCATACTATCACGTTGACACACAAAGGGACATCGTGCTTGCTACTATGGCCATTCACAATTATATTAGAAAGAAATGCAATGTGGATGATGCATTCCAAACAGCCGAGAATGAGAGCTATATTCCATTGGTTGATTCTAATGATATTGGCATAACTTCAAGAGCTAACAATGTAGATGTCGAAGATGTAGGAGAACAAAATGATGTCTATTGGATGGAGTTTCGTGATATGATTGCTAGTGACATTTGTAATGCTTGA